In the Ipomoea triloba cultivar NCNSP0323 chromosome 6, ASM357664v1 genome, one interval contains:
- the LOC116021839 gene encoding DNA-directed RNA polymerase III subunit rpc9-like, with protein MKILEANAGALTNFEVLDFLRSRGAGNDATRVMVPVLPSEFKVYDYLERTAACNQTREIIEEFLAKCKKFNLAKAEILNISNIRPSSLVEIDTIIEECDTRFGENEETINELIETITQVLPPPPSEMNTDEQVVEDTEAAEDAGTDPPTEMETDAQAAVPDGETLEATK; from the exons ATGAAGAT TCTTGAAGCAAATGCCGGTGCACTTACTAACTTTGAGGTGCTTGACTTTCTACGATCAAGAGGGGCAGGAAATGATGCTACAAGGGTCATGGTTCCTGTTTTACCATCTGAGTTCAAG GTTTATGATTACTTAGAACGAACTGCTGCTTGCAATCAGACAAGAGAGATTATAGAAGAATTTTTAGCTAAATGTAAAAAATTCAATCTTGCAAAAGCTGAGATATTGAACATAAGCAACATTAGGCCATCCTCTTTGGTTGAAATTGACACG ATTATTGAGGAATGTGATACGCGCTTTGGGGAAAATGAAGAAACTATTAACGAGCTGATTGAAACAATCACCCAGGTCTTGCCTCCTCCTCCATCTGAAATGAATACGGATGAGCAAGTTGTTGAAGATACAGAAGCAGCTGAGGATGCTGGAACTGATCCTCCAACGGAAATGGAGACTGATGCGCAAGCAGCAGTTCCAGATGGTGAAACCCTAGAGGCGACTAAATAG
- the LOC116023430 gene encoding uncharacterized protein LOC116023430 has protein sequence MVESSRLMYIRNNQKSLSCEAYKGLSDALTRGKVDTSKQGKRIILPSSFTCGARYMIQNYQDAMAICRHKGYPNLFITFTCNPKWPEIQRYMKKCNLNAEDRPYIVCRVFKMKLDCLVKEIRSGKLFGTVTAVVYTIEFQKRGLPHAHIIVFLERLSTPFTAESVDKFVSTEIPEKHVDMEYYKAVEEFMIHGPCGLHRPKSPCMVNNKCSKHFPKKFVNVSTWDDDGYPLYKRRESSRIVEKNGVQLDSRYVVPHNRYLLLKYKAHINVEWCNQSRAIKYLFKYVNKGNDRVITEFYKSTNDDQQNDTVDEIAMYYDCRYVSACEATWRLLSYDVQFRYPPVERLSFHLPECQSVVFEDDDRIDNVLNRPTVNQSMFTAWFEANKNFDSAKQLPYIDMATKFVWKKDIREWHPRQRGFSIGRIFYVPPGSGEIYYLRCLLNVVRGPTNFEDIKSYKGVIYPTFRDTCYARGLLDDDKEYIDAIVEASQWSTAQSMRKLFVILLTSNLVNRPENVWNVVWQHLAEDVQFNKRKVLQQEDLCLSDDEKKNLSLIEIERVLQSYNKSLKDYPNMPLPNFDDAVRCDNRLLWDELDYDRDALLKESQTMERQLTDEQKVVYETVVNDVDHQKGGLYFVYGYGGTGKTFVWRALSAKIRSRGDIVINVASSGIASLLLPGGRTTHSRFAIPITVTEDSTCNITQGSNLAELIIQCKLIIWDEAPMMHKHCFEALDRTLRDLLRFTDQNAGNRTFGGKTVVLGGDFRQILPVIPKGSRQNIVSASINSSYLWDSCQTYLSCDTVCKADSGNGILADMHTPEFLNGLKASGIPNHALTLKVGSPVMLLRNIDHSMGLCNGTRLIITRLSDHVVEAKIVSGNNAGQIVLIPRMSMTPTDTRLPFKFQRRQFPLMLSYAMTINKSQGQTLTHVGLLLRKPVFVHGQLYVAASRISNPKGLRLLIANEGTKSINYTTNVVYHEVFNNL, from the exons ATGGTTGAGTCCAGCAGGCTTATGTATATTAGAAATAATCAAAAGTCCTTGAGTTGTGAAGCATACAAAGGCCTGTCAGATGCGTTGACCAGAGGAAAAGTTGATACTAGCAAACAAGGTAAACGAATAATATTGCCATCCAGTTTTACTTGTGGTGCTAGATATATGATCCAAAACTATCAGGATGCTATGGCCATTTGTCGACATAAGGGTTATCCAAATTTATTCATCACATTTACATGCAACCCGAAGTGGCCGGAGATTCAAAGATACATGAAAAAATGCAACCTCAACGCTGAAGATAGGCCATACATTGTATGTAGGGTGTTTAAGATGAAGTTGGACTGCTTAGTCAAAGAGATACGGTCGGGTAAACTGTTCGGTACAGTTACTGCAG TTGTATATACCATTGAATTCCAGAAGCGGGGTTTACCACATGCTCACATTATAGTCTTTCTGGAAAGATTGTCAACACCATTTACGGCAGAATCAGTGGACAAATTCGTTTCAACTGAAATTCCTGAAAAACATGTTGACATGGAATACTACAAAGCTGTTGAAGAATTTATGATTCATGGACCATGTGGATTACATAGACCAAAATCTCCATGCATGGTAAACAATAAGTGTTCAAAGCACTTCCCAAAGAAATTTGTTAATGTATCAACTTGGGATGATGATGGGTATCCATTGTACAAACGAAGGGAAAGTTCTAGAATTGTGGAGAAGAATGGTGTGCAGTTGGATAGCAGATATGTGGTACCACATAATAGATACTTGCTTCTCAAGTATAAGGCACACATCAATGTGGAGTGGTGCAATCAATCTAGGGCGATCAAATATCTTTTTAAGTACGTGAACAAAGGCAACGACAGGGTCATTACAGAATTCTATAAAAGCACAAATGATGACCAACAGAATGACACGGTTGATGAAATAGCAATGTATTACGATTGCAGGTATGTCTCTGCTTGTGAGGCAACTTGGCGTCTTTTAAGCTACGATGTCCAATTTAGGTACCCCCCAGTTGAAAGATTAAGCTTCCATCTACCTGAATGTCAATCTGTTGTTTTTGAGGATGATGATCGTATAGATAATGTCTTGAATCGACCAACGGTCAATCAAAGTATGTTCACTGCTTGGTTTGAGGCAAACAAGAATTTTGATTCAGCGAAGCAGTTGCCATACATTGACATGGCAACAAAGTTTGTTTGGAAGAAGGATATCAGAGAGTGGCATCCCAGGCAGAGGGGGTTCTCAATTGGAAGAATTTTTTATGTACCTCCAGGAAGTGGTGAAATATACTACTTGAGATGTCTTCTAAATGTAGTTCGAGGGCCGACTAATTTTGAGGACATCAAGTCATATAAGGGTGTCATATACCCCACTTTTCGAGATACATGTTACGCTAGAGGTTTGTTAGATGATGACAAAGAATACATTGACGCCATTGTCGAAGCAAGCCAGTGGTCTACTGCTCAGTCAATGAGGAAATTGTTTGTCATATTACTTACTTCGAACTTGGTGAATCGCCCGGAAAATGTGTGGAATGTAGTGTGGCAACATCTAGCAGAAGATGTACAATTTAACAAGCGCAAAGTGTTGCAACAAGAAG ATTTGTGTTTGTCTGATGACGAGAAGAAGAATTTGTCCTTGATTGAAATAGAGCGTGTGTTACAGTCCTACAACAAGTCATTGAAAGATTACCCGAATATGCCACTTCCAAACTTCGATGATGCTGTTCGTTGTGATAATCGTCTGTTGTGGGATGAGCTTGATTACGATCGTGACGCATTATTAAAGGAGAGTCAAACAATGGAGAGGCAATTGACGGATGAGCAAAAAGTTGTGTACGAAACTGTAGTAAATGATGTAGACCACCAAAAGGGGGGGTTGTACTTTGTCTACGGGTACGGTGGAACTGGGAAAACATTTGTTTGGAGAGCGTTGTCTGCAAAAATTCGCTCGAGAGGGGATATTGTCATAAACGTAGCATCGAGTGGAATCGCATCTTTACTGCTCCCTGGCGGCCGAACAACACACTCGAGGTTTGCCATACCTATTACAGTCACCGAGGATTCAACCTGCAACATCACCCAAGGTAGCAACTTGGCCGAACTCATTATACAGTGCAAACtaataatatgggatgaagcaccgatgatGCACAAGCATTGCTTCGAGGCACTGGATAGGACATTGCGGGATCTACTTCGGTTCACTGATCAGAATGCTGGAAACCGAACTTTTGGAGGCAAGACCGTAGTACTCGGTGGTGATTTCAGACAAATACTGCCAGTGATCCCTAAAGGTTCAAGGCAAAACATTGTTTCAGCTTCAATTAACTCTTCGTACCTTTGGGATTCATGTCAA ACATATCTAAGTTGTGATACTGTGTGCAAAGCTGATTCTGGCAATGGTATCCTCGCTGATATGCACACTCCTGAGTTCCTAAATGGCTTGAAAGCATCTGGCATACCTAACCATGCTTTAACTTTAAAGGTGGGATCTCCGGTTATGTTGTTAAGAAACATAGATCACTCGATGGGTCTATGTAATGGTACAAGACTTATCATCACCAGATTATCTGATCATGTTGTGGAGGCAAAGATTGTTTCAGGGAATAATGCAGGCCAAATTGTCTTGATACCAAGAATGTCAATGACCCCAACTGATACAAGattaccttttaaatttcaaagaagacaatttcctTTGATGCTATCATAcgcaatgactatcaacaaaagtcaagggcAAACATTGACACATGTTGGCTTACTATTAAGGAAACCGGTCTTTGTTCATGGTCAACTATACGTGGCTGCTTCAAGGATTAGCAACCCTAAAGGTCTACGATTGTTGATAGCAAATGAAGGTACTAAGAGTATTAACTATACTACAAATGTTGTGTAccatgaagtttttaataatttgtaa
- the LOC116022882 gene encoding uncharacterized protein LOC116022882 isoform X4, with protein MVGRLNCVIRSTTQINVGALATSAAAPSFGKDVSDNLGKDVTEDAVCRICLVELGEGSAIVKMECSCKGELALAHRECAVKWFTLKGNSTCDICRNKVQNIHIKYNYRNAVINVLAQTGLALNRYWITVPVDVICSVTAYFLFVLELLSTKGDRDPPLAAPCSIILGLIAHVISFRMVSSARKQAWVYGLVQFGFVVLFGHVLYLVLNLGEYTSVLVAVLFGFSLTMIGHMVLRPMARSNQQQTPSQVGMHPNPSSETIPASQIDLQQTDLESGRKSHPGVDNSSN; from the exons ATGGTAGGGAGGCTAAATTGTGTAATTCGCTCTACTACTCAAATCAATGTTGGTGCTCTAGCAACATCAGCTGCTGCTCCATCTTTTGGTAAAG ATGTGAGTGATAATTTGGGCAAAGATGTTACAGAAGATGCTGTTTGCAGAATATGTTTGGTTGAACTTGGGGAGGGATCAGCCATTGTTAAGATGGAATGCAGTTGCAAAGGTGAACTTGCACTGGCCCACCGAGAGTGTGCTGTAAAATGGTTTACATTGAAAGGCAACAGCACCTGTGACATCTGTAGAAACAAGGTTCAGAACatacatattaaatataattatcggAATGCAGTGATAAATGTTCTTGCACAAACTGGACTTGCTCTAAACAG GTATTGGATCACTGTTCCTGTGGATGTCATTTGCAGCGTGACTGCCTACTTTTTATTCGTGTTGGAACTTTTG TCCACGAAGGGAGATCGTGATCCTCCACTTGCTGCTCCATGTTCAATCATATTGGGTCTCATTGCACATGTGATATCGTTTAGGATGG TGTCTTCAGCGAGAAAACAAGCTTGGGTTTATGGATTGGTTCAGTTTGGATTCGTGGTTCTATTTGGACATGTCCTCTACTTGGTG CTTAACCTTGGTGAATATACATCGGTTCTTGTTGCGGTATTGTTTGGGTTTAGCCTTACAATGATCGGTCATATGGTCCTGCGACCGATGGCTAGGTCAAATCAGCAGCAAACTCCCTCTCAGGTGGGTATGCATCCAAACCCATCTTCAGAAACCATTCCTGCATCCCAGATTGATCTGCAACAAACCGATCTCGAAAGCGGAAGGAAATCCCATCCCGGAGTTGATAACAGCTCCAACTGA
- the LOC116022882 gene encoding uncharacterized protein LOC116022882 isoform X2 — MSEIEEVAISRTLTPTEVFNPRIKRTLSQPEIPIALPNPRSSHGSFNSSTKGIEHPLHRSHSVPNLKEAESTIHMVGRLNCVIRSTTQINVGALATSAAAPSFGKDVSDNLGKDVTEDAVCRICLVELGEGSAIVKMECSCKGELALAHRECAVKWFTLKGNSTCDICRNKVQNIHIKYNYRNAVINVLAQTGLALNRYWITVPVDVICSVTAYFLFVLELLSTKGDRDPPLAAPCSIILGLIAHVISFRMVSSARKQAWVYGLVQFGFVVLFGHVLYLVLNLGEYTSVLVAVLFGFSLTMIGHMVLRPMARSNQQQTPSQVGMHPNPSSETIPASQIDLQQTDLESGRKSHPGVDNSSN, encoded by the exons ATGTCAGAGATTGAAGAGGTTGCAATTTCGAGGACACTAACTCCTACAGAAGTTTTCAATCCAAGGATTAAAAGAACATTGTCGCAGCCAGAAATTCCAATTGCACTCCCAAATCCTCGTTCATCACATGGAAGTTTTAATTCATCT ACAAAGGGGATTGAACACCCACTACATCGATCACATTCAGTACCTAATTTAAAGGAGGCTGAAAGCACAATACACATGGTAGGGAGGCTAAATTGTGTAATTCGCTCTACTACTCAAATCAATGTTGGTGCTCTAGCAACATCAGCTGCTGCTCCATCTTTTGGTAAAG ATGTGAGTGATAATTTGGGCAAAGATGTTACAGAAGATGCTGTTTGCAGAATATGTTTGGTTGAACTTGGGGAGGGATCAGCCATTGTTAAGATGGAATGCAGTTGCAAAGGTGAACTTGCACTGGCCCACCGAGAGTGTGCTGTAAAATGGTTTACATTGAAAGGCAACAGCACCTGTGACATCTGTAGAAACAAGGTTCAGAACatacatattaaatataattatcggAATGCAGTGATAAATGTTCTTGCACAAACTGGACTTGCTCTAAACAG GTATTGGATCACTGTTCCTGTGGATGTCATTTGCAGCGTGACTGCCTACTTTTTATTCGTGTTGGAACTTTTG TCCACGAAGGGAGATCGTGATCCTCCACTTGCTGCTCCATGTTCAATCATATTGGGTCTCATTGCACATGTGATATCGTTTAGGATGG TGTCTTCAGCGAGAAAACAAGCTTGGGTTTATGGATTGGTTCAGTTTGGATTCGTGGTTCTATTTGGACATGTCCTCTACTTGGTG CTTAACCTTGGTGAATATACATCGGTTCTTGTTGCGGTATTGTTTGGGTTTAGCCTTACAATGATCGGTCATATGGTCCTGCGACCGATGGCTAGGTCAAATCAGCAGCAAACTCCCTCTCAGGTGGGTATGCATCCAAACCCATCTTCAGAAACCATTCCTGCATCCCAGATTGATCTGCAACAAACCGATCTCGAAAGCGGAAGGAAATCCCATCCCGGAGTTGATAACAGCTCCAACTGA